The Pseudomonas extremaustralis genome contains a region encoding:
- the ptrR gene encoding putrescine utilization regulator PtrR: protein MEFSQLRIFQAVAEEGSITRAAERLHRVPSNLSTRLKQMEEQLGVELFVRERQRLQLSPAGKVLLDYSTRLLALHDEAHGAIQGGQPAGDFVLGSMYSTAAVHLPKLLARYHKAYPMVNLQVQSAPSGELLEGLITGRLDAALVDGPVTIATLDGVPLCEERLVLICEADHPPVRGPQDVAGRAVFTFRRSCAYRTRLESWFSHERVAMGRAIEIESYQGMLACVIAGSGVALMSESMLNSLPGKDSVSVHPLTGPFATATTWLMWRKGMLGANLNAWIDLQQAEKAVVLQDSRAIA from the coding sequence ATGGAGTTCAGTCAATTGCGGATTTTCCAGGCCGTGGCGGAAGAAGGCTCCATTACCCGCGCTGCCGAGCGCCTGCACCGCGTGCCATCGAATCTGTCCACTCGCCTCAAGCAGATGGAGGAACAGCTTGGCGTGGAGTTGTTCGTGCGTGAGCGTCAGCGTTTGCAGCTGTCGCCTGCGGGAAAAGTATTGCTGGACTACAGCACCCGTCTGCTGGCGCTGCATGACGAAGCCCATGGCGCCATCCAGGGCGGGCAGCCGGCCGGCGACTTCGTGCTGGGCAGCATGTACAGCACGGCGGCGGTTCATTTGCCGAAGCTGCTGGCGCGCTACCACAAGGCTTACCCGATGGTGAACTTGCAGGTGCAATCGGCACCCAGCGGAGAGTTGCTGGAAGGATTGATCACCGGGCGCCTGGACGCGGCGCTGGTGGACGGCCCGGTGACCATTGCCACCCTGGATGGCGTGCCGCTGTGCGAAGAAAGACTGGTGCTGATATGCGAAGCCGACCATCCTCCGGTGCGCGGGCCGCAGGATGTCGCGGGGCGCGCGGTGTTCACCTTCCGACGCAGTTGCGCCTATCGCACACGCTTGGAAAGCTGGTTTTCCCACGAGCGGGTCGCCATGGGCCGGGCGATTGAGATCGAGTCCTATCAAGGCATGCTCGCCTGTGTCATCGCCGGTTCTGGGGTGGCTTTGATGTCCGAATCGATGCTCAACAGCCTTCCCGGCAAGGACAGCGTGTCCGTTCATCCGTTGACTGGGCCTTTTGCCACTGCGACAACCTGGCTGATGTGGCGAAAGGGTATGCTCGGCGCTAACCTCAACGCATGGATCGACCTGCAGCAAGCGGAGAAGGCCGTGGTCTTGCAAGACTCGCGCGCCATTGCTTGA
- a CDS encoding PA1414 family protein produces the protein MKEKIQNWLHDLGVALGLIEPPLQPIPIRTDDEQRRPRRR, from the coding sequence ATGAAAGAGAAAATCCAGAACTGGCTCCACGACCTTGGTGTTGCACTGGGCTTGATCGAGCCGCCGCTGCAACCTATACCGATTCGTACAGACGATGAGCAGCGTCGTCCACGTCGTCGATAA
- a CDS encoding sodium:solute symporter, whose amino-acid sequence MALDLFVVLIYAAGMLVLGYYGMRRAKTHEDYLVAGRNLGPSLYMGTMAATVLGGASTVGTVRLGYVHGISGFWLCAALGAGIIALNLFLAKPLLKLKIFTVTQVLEKRYNPMARQASAVIMLAYALMIGVTSILAIGTVLQVLFGLPFWMSVLLGGGVVVVYSTIGGMWSLTLTDIVQFVIKTVGLMFILLPICLYRVGGWDELVAKLPASNFSFTAIGWDTIITYFMIYFFGILIGQDIWQRVFTARDEKVAQYAGTFAGFYCILYGLACALIGMAAHVLIPDLDNVNNAFAAIVKVSLPDGIRGLVIAAALAAMMSTASAGLLAASTVLTEDLLPRLRGGKQSSLKINRLFTLLTGAAVLAIALVVNDVISALTLAYNLLVGGMLIPLIGAIFWKRATTPGAITSMTLGFVTALVFMFKDGLDANTPIYYSLAVALVSFVGVSLLSRRPEAVGAHIA is encoded by the coding sequence ATGGCTTTGGATTTATTCGTCGTACTCATCTACGCCGCCGGCATGCTTGTGCTCGGCTATTACGGTATGCGCCGCGCCAAGACCCACGAAGACTACCTGGTAGCCGGCCGTAACCTGGGCCCATCGCTGTACATGGGCACCATGGCCGCCACGGTATTGGGCGGCGCGTCCACCGTCGGCACGGTGCGCCTGGGCTATGTACACGGCATCTCCGGCTTCTGGCTGTGCGCCGCGCTGGGTGCTGGGATCATCGCGCTGAACCTGTTCCTGGCCAAGCCGCTGCTCAAGCTGAAAATCTTCACCGTGACCCAGGTCCTGGAAAAGCGCTACAACCCCATGGCCCGCCAGGCCAGTGCGGTGATCATGCTGGCCTATGCACTGATGATTGGCGTGACCTCGATCCTGGCCATCGGCACCGTGCTGCAGGTGTTGTTCGGCCTGCCGTTCTGGATGTCGGTGCTGTTGGGCGGTGGCGTGGTGGTGGTCTACTCGACCATCGGTGGCATGTGGTCGTTGACCCTGACCGATATCGTGCAATTCGTGATCAAGACCGTCGGCCTGATGTTTATCCTGCTGCCGATCTGCCTGTACCGCGTGGGCGGCTGGGATGAGCTGGTGGCCAAGCTGCCGGCATCGAATTTCAGCTTCACGGCGATCGGCTGGGACACGATCATCACCTACTTCATGATCTACTTCTTCGGCATCCTGATCGGCCAGGATATCTGGCAACGGGTGTTCACCGCCCGTGACGAAAAGGTCGCCCAGTATGCAGGCACTTTCGCCGGCTTCTACTGCATCCTCTACGGCCTGGCCTGTGCACTGATTGGCATGGCGGCCCATGTGCTGATTCCGGATCTGGATAACGTCAACAACGCGTTTGCGGCCATCGTCAAAGTGTCGCTGCCGGACGGGATTCGTGGGCTGGTGATTGCGGCGGCCTTGGCGGCGATGATGTCGACGGCCAGCGCCGGGTTGCTGGCGGCATCCACCGTATTGACCGAAGACCTGCTACCGCGGCTGCGTGGCGGCAAACAGTCGAGCCTGAAGATCAACCGCCTGTTCACCTTGTTGACCGGCGCGGCGGTATTGGCCATCGCCCTGGTGGTCAACGATGTGATCAGCGCCCTGACCCTGGCTTACAACTTGTTGGTGGGGGGCATGCTGATCCCGCTGATTGGGGCGATCTTCTGGAAGCGGGCGACCACTCCGGGGGCAATCACGTCCATGACCCTGGGCTTTGTGACCGCGCTGGTGTTCATGTTCAAGGATGGGCTGGATGCCAACACGCCGATCTACTACAGCCTGGCAGTAGCGTTGGTGAGCTTTGTGGGAGTGAGTTTGTTGTCGCGCCGGCCTGAAGCGGTGGGCGCGCACATAGCGTAG
- a CDS encoding purine-cytosine permease family protein: MNNKNNDNSIRKIETNGVEQIPDHERTASPKDLFRLIFGGANTFATAVLGSFPVLFGLSFQAGVWAIVLGVLVGAVILAPMGLFGPINGTNNAVSSGAHFGVHGRIVGSFLSLLTAIAFFSLSVWSSGDALVGGAKRLIGLPETDLTLGLAYGLFALLVLTVCIYGFRFMLWVNRIAVWAASLLFLLGIFAFAPTFDSHFAGTVALGQTGFWAAFIGAALVAMSNPISFGAFLGDWSRYIPRETPKGRIMLAVILAQIATLIPFLFGLATATIVAVKAPDYIAANNYVGGLLAVAPTWFFLPVCLIAVIGGMSTGTTSLYGTGLDMSSVFPRVLSRVKATLLIGVMSIAFIFIGRFAANLVQSVSTFAVLIITCTTPWMVMMIIGLIVRRGFYCPDDLQVFTRGETGGRYWFSHGWNWRGLGAWIPSALVGLCFVNLPGQFVGPLGNLADGIDISLPVTLGLASAVYLTLLRLFPEPAAVYGPTDPRSLRIDARTAPTQQHAT, translated from the coding sequence ATGAATAATAAAAACAACGACAACAGTATTCGCAAAATAGAAACCAACGGGGTCGAACAGATCCCGGACCACGAACGTACCGCCAGCCCCAAGGATCTGTTCCGACTGATCTTCGGCGGTGCCAATACCTTTGCCACCGCCGTACTGGGCTCGTTCCCCGTGCTGTTTGGTTTGTCATTCCAGGCCGGTGTCTGGGCGATTGTGCTGGGCGTGCTGGTGGGCGCTGTGATCCTGGCGCCCATGGGCCTGTTCGGACCGATCAATGGCACCAACAACGCCGTGTCTTCCGGGGCACACTTTGGGGTGCACGGGCGGATTGTCGGCTCGTTCCTGTCATTGCTGACGGCGATTGCCTTCTTCTCACTGTCGGTGTGGAGTTCGGGCGATGCACTGGTCGGCGGTGCGAAACGGCTGATCGGCCTGCCGGAAACCGACCTGACCCTGGGCCTGGCCTACGGTCTGTTCGCCCTGCTGGTGCTGACGGTATGCATCTATGGCTTTCGCTTCATGCTGTGGGTCAACCGCATTGCGGTGTGGGCGGCGAGCCTGCTGTTCCTGCTGGGCATCTTCGCGTTCGCACCAACCTTCGACAGCCACTTCGCCGGCACCGTAGCCCTGGGCCAGACCGGCTTCTGGGCAGCCTTCATCGGCGCCGCGCTGGTGGCCATGAGCAACCCGATTTCCTTCGGCGCGTTCCTGGGCGACTGGTCGCGTTATATCCCACGGGAAACCCCGAAGGGTCGGATCATGCTCGCGGTGATCCTGGCGCAGATCGCCACCTTGATCCCGTTCCTGTTCGGCCTGGCCACCGCGACCATCGTGGCGGTCAAGGCACCGGACTACATCGCGGCCAACAACTACGTCGGTGGTTTGCTGGCCGTGGCGCCCACCTGGTTCTTCCTGCCGGTGTGCCTGATCGCGGTGATCGGCGGCATGTCCACCGGCACCACCTCGCTGTATGGCACCGGGCTGGACATGTCCAGCGTGTTCCCGCGCGTGCTGTCGCGGGTCAAGGCCACATTGCTGATCGGGGTGATGTCGATTGCCTTCATCTTTATCGGACGTTTCGCCGCCAACCTGGTGCAGAGCGTGTCGACCTTCGCCGTGCTGATCATCACCTGCACCACGCCATGGATGGTGATGATGATCATCGGCCTGATCGTGCGTCGCGGCTTTTATTGCCCGGATGACCTGCAGGTGTTCACCCGCGGTGAAACCGGCGGCCGTTACTGGTTCAGCCATGGCTGGAACTGGCGCGGCCTGGGTGCCTGGATCCCGAGTGCGCTGGTGGGGCTGTGCTTCGTCAACCTGCCGGGGCAGTTCGTCGGGCCGTTGGGCAACCTGGCCGATGGCATCGACATCAGCCTGCCGGTGACGCTGGGCCTGGCCTCGGCGGTGTACCTGACGTTGCTTCGCCTGTTCCCGGAACCGGCGGCCGTCTATGGGCCGACCGACCCCCGCAGCCTGCGCATAGATGCGCGCACTGCACCGACGCAGCAACACGCCACCTGA
- a CDS encoding YybH family protein encodes MSAHEVLKAAADLVAAFARNDRAAYFGAFTADASFVFYTLPQPLLSRDAYQALWDSWRQDEGFEVLSCTSSNAVVSLQGDLAIFIHDVATELRMNGEQFFSQERETIVFRRQGSQLEQQGLWLACHEHLSAMPEGLPPH; translated from the coding sequence ATGAGCGCGCACGAGGTGTTGAAAGCCGCCGCCGACCTGGTGGCGGCCTTTGCCCGCAATGATCGCGCCGCTTACTTCGGCGCGTTCACGGCCGATGCCAGCTTTGTGTTTTACACCCTGCCCCAGCCGTTGCTCAGTCGCGATGCCTACCAGGCGTTGTGGGACAGCTGGCGCCAGGACGAAGGTTTCGAGGTGCTCTCCTGCACCTCGAGCAACGCTGTGGTCAGCCTGCAAGGTGACCTGGCGATTTTCATTCATGACGTGGCCACCGAGCTGCGCATGAACGGGGAGCAATTCTTTAGCCAGGAACGCGAGACCATTGTCTTCAGACGGCAAGGATCTCAATTAGAACAACAAGGCCTATGGCTGGCCTGTCACGAACATTTATCCGCTATGCCGGAAGGGCTGCCGCCCCATTAG
- the speB gene encoding agmatinase — MDKIFHQPLGGNEMPRFAGIATMMRLPHLQSAKGLDAAFIGVPLDIGTSLRAGTRFGPREIRAESVMIRPYNMATGAAPFDSLSVADIGDVAINTFNLLDAVRIIEEAYDEILEHDVIPMTLGGDHTITLPILRAIHKKHGKVGLVHIDAHADVNDHMFGEKIAHGTTFRRAVEEGLLDCDRVVQIGLRAQGYTAEDFNWSRKQGFRVVQAEECWHHSLAPLMAEVREKVGGGPVYLSFDIDGIDPAWAPGTGTPEIGGLTTIQAIEIIRGCQGLDLIGCDLVEVSPPYDTTGNTSLLGANLLYEMLCVLPGVAHR, encoded by the coding sequence GTGGACAAGATTTTCCACCAACCACTGGGCGGCAACGAAATGCCGCGCTTCGCCGGCATCGCCACCATGATGCGTCTTCCCCACCTGCAGTCGGCCAAGGGCCTGGACGCCGCGTTTATCGGCGTGCCCCTGGACATCGGCACTTCGCTGCGCGCCGGCACTCGCTTCGGGCCGCGGGAGATCCGCGCCGAATCGGTGATGATCCGCCCGTACAACATGGCCACCGGCGCCGCGCCCTTCGACTCGCTGTCGGTGGCGGACATCGGTGATGTAGCAATCAACACCTTCAACCTGCTGGACGCCGTGCGCATCATCGAAGAAGCCTACGATGAGATCCTCGAACACGACGTGATCCCCATGACCCTGGGCGGCGACCACACCATCACCCTGCCGATCCTGCGGGCGATCCACAAGAAACACGGCAAGGTCGGGCTGGTGCACATTGATGCCCATGCCGACGTCAACGACCATATGTTCGGCGAGAAAATCGCCCACGGCACCACCTTCCGCCGCGCGGTGGAAGAAGGCCTGCTCGATTGCGATCGTGTGGTACAGATCGGTCTGCGCGCCCAGGGCTACACCGCCGAGGACTTCAACTGGAGCCGTAAACAGGGCTTCCGTGTGGTCCAGGCCGAAGAATGCTGGCACCACTCCCTCGCACCCTTGATGGCCGAAGTGCGGGAAAAAGTCGGCGGCGGTCCGGTGTACCTGAGTTTCGACATCGACGGCATCGACCCGGCATGGGCGCCCGGCACCGGCACCCCGGAAATCGGCGGACTGACCACCATCCAGGCAATCGAGATCATCCGTGGCTGCCAGGGTCTCGACCTGATCGGTTGCGACCTGGTCGAAGTCTCGCCACCCTACGACACCACCGGCAACACCTCGCTGCTCGGCGCCAACTTGCTGTACGAGATGCTCTGCGTACTGCCCGGCGTGGCGCACCGCTGA
- a CDS encoding LysR family transcriptional regulator, whose amino-acid sequence MANALPDLKLLRIFVSVVRHQGFANAQHELNLSTSAISTYMSQLESGLGLVLCHRGRGGFSLTSKGELFYQETLRLLGELEGFEQYAAALKGELRGTLKLGVLDSTVSDKALPFAEVIGAYSLEHPAVHLHLSVLSPYELQLGVQDNRLDLAIGAFSNRMSGLIYMPLYREQHWLYCSSRHPLFNERRIPEQVITQQRMVGRGYWSQAELARHGFKHSAATVESMEAQLILVLSGAYIGYLPEHYAQAWADKGDLRVLLPATFGYQAPFSMIMRRGRSREPLIQTFRDLLKAQLNQA is encoded by the coding sequence ATGGCCAACGCCTTGCCTGACCTGAAACTCCTGCGCATCTTCGTCAGCGTCGTGCGGCACCAAGGGTTCGCCAATGCACAGCACGAACTCAACCTGTCCACTTCGGCCATCAGCACTTATATGAGTCAGCTGGAATCGGGGCTGGGCTTGGTGCTGTGCCATCGAGGTCGGGGCGGGTTCAGCCTGACCAGCAAGGGCGAGCTGTTCTACCAGGAAACCTTGCGCCTGCTCGGCGAGCTGGAGGGCTTCGAGCAATACGCCGCCGCGCTCAAGGGTGAACTGCGCGGTACGCTCAAGCTGGGGGTGCTCGACTCCACCGTCAGCGACAAGGCCTTGCCGTTCGCCGAAGTGATCGGCGCCTACAGCCTGGAGCACCCGGCGGTGCACTTGCATCTATCGGTGCTAAGTCCTTACGAACTGCAACTGGGTGTGCAGGACAACCGCCTGGACCTGGCCATCGGCGCCTTCTCCAACCGCATGAGCGGGCTGATCTATATGCCGCTGTACCGCGAACAGCACTGGCTGTATTGCAGCAGCCGCCACCCGTTGTTCAATGAACGGCGGATCCCTGAACAAGTGATTACCCAGCAACGCATGGTCGGGCGCGGCTATTGGAGCCAGGCCGAACTGGCACGCCATGGCTTCAAGCACAGTGCCGCGACCGTTGAGAGCATGGAGGCGCAGTTGATCCTGGTGCTGTCCGGCGCCTATATCGGCTACCTGCCCGAGCACTACGCCCAGGCCTGGGCCGACAAGGGCGACCTGCGCGTGTTACTGCCGGCCACCTTCGGCTACCAGGCGCCGTTCTCGATGATCATGCGCCGTGGCCGCAGCCGCGAACCGCTGATCCAGACTTTCCGCGATCTGCTCAAAGCGCAGCTCAACCAGGCCTGA
- a CDS encoding tRNA-uridine aminocarboxypropyltransferase, translating to MSRPQCSRCLRPTAHCLCPLIPSLDSRTRVLLLQHPSEVNHALNTARLAALGLNKAQLVVGEVFEDLPTLLNPPGYQARLLFPADDAQPLQAYAPGDQPLLLVVPDGTWRKARKLLHLNPLLAALPRVTLAEGAVSRYRLRKAPGPGALSTVEAIVQALQVLEAPTSFEPLLKPFEALIEGQIAAMGDEVFQRNHGDGRLG from the coding sequence ATGTCCAGACCCCAATGTTCCCGTTGCCTGAGGCCGACCGCCCATTGCCTGTGCCCGCTGATCCCCAGCCTCGACAGCCGTACCCGCGTGTTGCTGTTGCAGCACCCGAGCGAAGTCAACCATGCGCTCAATACCGCGCGTTTGGCGGCGCTGGGCTTGAACAAGGCGCAGTTGGTGGTGGGGGAGGTCTTCGAAGATCTGCCGACTTTATTGAACCCACCCGGCTACCAGGCGCGGCTGCTGTTTCCCGCTGACGACGCCCAGCCGCTGCAAGCCTATGCCCCCGGCGATCAGCCGCTGTTGCTGGTGGTGCCCGATGGCACTTGGCGCAAGGCCCGCAAACTGCTGCACCTCAATCCGTTGCTGGCGGCGTTGCCACGGGTAACGCTGGCCGAGGGCGCCGTGTCGCGCTATCGGCTGCGCAAGGCGCCGGGGCCGGGCGCCTTGTCAACGGTGGAAGCGATCGTGCAGGCGTTGCAGGTGTTGGAAGCGCCCACATCGTTCGAGCCCTTGCTCAAACCTTTTGAGGCACTGATCGAGGGGCAGATTGCGGCGATGGGCGACGAGGTGTTTCAGCGAAACCATGGCGACGGGCGGCTGGGCTAG
- the cysM gene encoding cysteine synthase CysM, with translation MTLQYPTIADCVGNTPLVRLQRMAGETSNILLLKLEGNNPAGSVKDRPALSMITRAELRGQIKPGDTLIEATSGNTGIALAMAAAIKGYKMILIMPDNGSAERKAAMTAYGAELILVTQEEGMEGARDLAERMAAEGRGLVLDQFANGDNPEAHYTTTGPEIWRQTQGTITHFVSSMGTTGTIMGNSRYLKEQNPEIQIIGLQPMEGSAIPGIRRWPEEYLPKIYNATRVDRIIDMAQREAEDTTRRLAREEGIFCGVSSGGAVAGMLRLSKEVENAVIVAIICDRGDRYLSTGIFDAPN, from the coding sequence ATGACCTTGCAGTACCCTACAATCGCCGATTGCGTCGGCAATACGCCCCTGGTCCGCTTGCAACGCATGGCGGGTGAAACCAGCAATATCCTGTTGCTCAAGCTCGAAGGGAACAACCCGGCCGGGTCCGTGAAAGACCGTCCGGCGCTGTCGATGATCACTCGCGCCGAGTTGCGTGGGCAGATCAAGCCAGGCGACACCCTGATCGAAGCCACTTCGGGCAACACCGGGATCGCCCTGGCCATGGCCGCCGCGATCAAGGGCTACAAGATGATCCTGATCATGCCGGACAACGGCAGCGCCGAGCGCAAGGCGGCAATGACCGCCTACGGTGCCGAGCTGATCCTGGTGACCCAGGAAGAAGGCATGGAAGGCGCGCGTGACCTCGCCGAACGCATGGCCGCCGAAGGCCGTGGCCTGGTGCTGGACCAGTTTGCCAACGGTGACAACCCCGAGGCGCACTACACCACCACCGGCCCGGAGATCTGGCGCCAGACCCAGGGCACCATCACCCATTTCGTCAGCTCCATGGGCACCACCGGCACCATCATGGGCAATTCGCGCTACCTCAAGGAGCAGAATCCCGAGATCCAGATCATCGGCCTGCAGCCGATGGAAGGCTCGGCCATTCCCGGCATCCGCCGCTGGCCCGAAGAGTACCTGCCGAAGATCTACAACGCGACGCGCGTGGACCGCATCATCGACATGGCCCAGCGTGAAGCCGAGGACACCACCCGTCGCCTGGCCCGCGAAGAAGGCATCTTCTGCGGCGTGTCCTCCGGTGGCGCCGTGGCTGGCATGTTGCGCTTGTCCAAGGAAGTGGAAAACGCGGTGATCGTCGCGATCATTTGTGACCGAGGCGACCGCTACTTGTCGACCGGCATCTTCGACGCGCCCAACTGA
- the rlmD gene encoding 23S rRNA (uracil(1939)-C(5))-methyltransferase RlmD, protein MAKHERGLRFQPTGGSRAPQIPVGKKQHLTIERLANDGRGIVFFEGRTWFVNGALAGEDVEARVLGTHGKVVEARTERVLKASELRRPAPCAHVGRCGGCSVQHLPHDEQLALKQRMLAEQLSRVAGVEPQEWATALSGPEFGYRRRARVAVRWDAKAKKLEVGFRAVASQDIVAIDDCPVLVQALQPIMQRLPNMLRRLSKPQALGHVELFSGSSIAILLRHMAPLSDADLHILKEFCTFHDAQLWLQGEGQPQPVEPGHALGFQLEAWDLELAYRPGDFVQVNAGVNAAMVSQALAWLAPQPDERVLDLFCGLGNFALPLARQVREVVAVEGVQAMVDRAAANAVSNNLHNVQFFQADLSQPLTDAEWAKQGFSAVLLDPPRDGALEVVRKLATLGAKRLVYVSCNPATLARDTVELVKQGYRLKRAGILDMFPQTAHVEAMALFEAG, encoded by the coding sequence ATGGCCAAGCACGAGCGAGGCCTGCGCTTCCAACCGACGGGCGGCAGCCGGGCCCCACAGATTCCCGTGGGCAAGAAACAGCACCTGACCATCGAGCGCCTGGCCAACGATGGTCGGGGCATCGTGTTCTTCGAGGGGCGTACCTGGTTTGTGAATGGCGCGCTGGCCGGCGAAGACGTCGAAGCGCGGGTGTTGGGCACCCACGGCAAAGTGGTCGAGGCCCGCACCGAGCGTGTGCTCAAGGCCAGCGAACTGCGCCGTCCGGCGCCGTGTGCGCACGTTGGCCGCTGCGGCGGTTGCAGCGTGCAGCACTTGCCCCATGACGAACAACTCGCCCTGAAACAGCGCATGCTCGCTGAGCAACTGTCCCGCGTGGCGGGTGTCGAACCGCAAGAGTGGGCTACAGCGTTGAGCGGGCCTGAATTCGGCTACCGGCGTCGCGCCCGGGTGGCCGTGCGCTGGGACGCCAAGGCGAAAAAACTCGAAGTGGGTTTCCGTGCCGTGGCCAGCCAGGACATCGTCGCCATCGATGATTGCCCGGTGCTGGTACAGGCCTTGCAGCCGATCATGCAGCGTTTGCCGAACATGCTGCGTCGCCTGAGCAAACCCCAGGCGTTGGGGCATGTGGAACTGTTCAGCGGTTCGTCCATCGCCATATTGCTGCGCCATATGGCGCCGTTGTCCGATGCGGACCTGCACATATTGAAAGAATTTTGTACGTTCCATGATGCGCAACTGTGGCTGCAGGGGGAGGGCCAGCCGCAACCGGTGGAGCCTGGCCACGCCCTCGGCTTCCAGTTGGAGGCATGGGACCTGGAACTGGCTTACCGACCGGGCGATTTTGTGCAGGTCAATGCCGGGGTCAACGCGGCAATGGTCAGCCAGGCCCTGGCATGGTTGGCGCCCCAACCCGATGAGCGGGTGCTGGACCTGTTTTGCGGCCTGGGCAACTTTGCTTTGCCCCTGGCGCGGCAGGTGCGCGAAGTGGTGGCGGTGGAAGGCGTACAGGCCATGGTGGACCGGGCGGCAGCCAACGCCGTAAGCAACAATTTGCATAATGTGCAGTTTTTTCAGGCCGATTTGTCTCAGCCTCTGACTGACGCGGAGTGGGCCAAACAGGGCTTTTCTGCGGTACTCTTGGACCCACCTCGCGATGGGGCCCTGGAGGTTGTGCGCAAGCTCGCCACTCTGGGGGCCAAGCGCTTGGTGTACGTGTCCTGCAATCCGGCGACGCTGGCGCGGGACACGGTAGAGTTGGTCAAGCAGGGCTACCGGCTAAAACGTGCCGGAATCCTCGACATGTTTCCGCAAACCGCGCATGTCGAGGCGATGGCGTTATTTGAAGCGGGCTAG